A stretch of DNA from Arthrobacter globiformis:
CGCCGGAGGACTGGGCTTTCTCGCCGCGGGGTACAAGAGCGCGAACGCGGTCAGCGCTGAGATCCGCGCCTGCCGGGAGGCTGGCGTCCGGTTCGGCGTCAACGTTTTTGTGCCGGACCGTGCTCAGCTGAACCCTTCCCCCGACGCCGTGGCAAGGCTGGAGGAGTACCGGAGCAGCCTTGGCCGGGACGCCGGGCGCTACGGCGTGGCCGTGCCGCCCCTGGTGCTTGACGACGACGACGCCTGGCAGGCGAAGATCGACCTCCTGCTGCAGCACCCCGTTGAACTGGTCAGCTTCGCGTTCGGGCTGCCCGATTCCGCAGTTGTCGAGGCGCTCCGGAAGGCAGGGTCGGCCGTCCTCGCCACGGTCACCAGCCGCGCCGAGGCTGAGCTGGCAGCGGACCGCGGAGCCGATGCCCTCGTCGTCCAGCACAGCAGCGCCGGCGCCCACTCCGGTGCTTTCCTGCCCGGGACGAAACCCGGCGGCATGCCGCCGTCGACGGCTGACCTGATCCGGGAGGTGCGGGCCGCCGTCGACCTTCCGCTGATCGCGGCCGGCGCACTGTCGGACGCCGCCGCCGTCAGATCGGTCATAGCCGCCGGGGCCGTTGCCGCGCAGGTGGGAACGGCGCTGCTGCGAACGGACGAAAGCGGCGCGCGGCAGCTGCACAAAGACGCACTTGGCGATGACAGCTTCACCGAAACAACACCCACCCGGGCGTTCACCGGCCGCTACGCACGGGCACTCGTCAATGACTTTGTCCGCGACCACGCCGACGCCCCTGAGGGCTACCCCGCCATCCACCACCTGACGGCACCCATCCGCGCGGCAGCAGCGGCCGCGGGTGACCGGGAGCGGCTGAACCTCTGGGCAGGAAAGGGCTGGCGCTCGGCCAGGACCGGCCCCGTGGCCGAGGCCCTGGGCGCGCTGCTGGACAGTTAGGCGCCCGGTTAGGAGCAAGAGCCCCGGCCGGTCAGCCGCCCGCCCGGGCCCGGACCAGCCCCGCCAGCAGCGCCGGCCCCTCGTCCAGCACCAGCTCCCGGAAGAGGCGCAGTGCGTCCGGTTCGCCCTCCCGCGCGCCGCGGCGCTCGCGCCAGGCCAGACCGATCTCGCGGTATGCCAGATCCGATTCCAGCGCAATTTCGACCCAGCCCAGGTCGCCGGTGGCTGCCGTGACGCCGCGGCCCGGGCCGCTGCCGCCCTCCGGGGGTAGGATGCTGACCCCCAGCCCTGCGGACACCAGGCCACGTGCGGTGTGTGAATCCTGGCTTTCAAAGGCAATCCGCGGCCTGAAGCCGGCCTCCCTGAACAGGGCATCCGTCAGCGAGCGCAGCCCGTAGCCGGATCCGAGCGCAACGAACGGGTCTTTCCGGATCTCCGCCACAGCCACCGACTTCCGGTCCGCCAGCGGGTGCCGGTGGTGCACCACAAGCCGAAGCGGTTCACGGTACAGGGCGGCAGAGCCGATGGTCCTTCCGGCGGGTGCCACGGGTGCGGTCAGGGCGAGATCGGCGGCGCCGGAGGAGAGTTCCGCCAGGCAGCTGTCGCGGGAGCCCTGGCTGAGGTCGAACTCCGTCTGCGGGTAGCGGCCCCGGAACGCACTGATGAGCAGCGGCAGCGTCGCCTCGCCGAATGTGTGCTGGAAGGTCACGGCGATCCGGCCGCGCACCACCTCCGACTCGTGCCGGACGAGGTCAAGGCCGGCGCGGAACTCGGCGAGCGCCGATTCCACATAGGGCAGCAGCGTCGCGGCAGCAGGCGTCAGCCTGACTCCCCTGCCGTCCCTCACCAGCAGGTCGGTTCCCACCACGGCGCTGGCGCGCGCCAGCGCCCGGCTGACCGTCGACTGCGGAACGCCAAGCAGCTCGGCGGTTTCGGTGATGTGCTGTGTCCGCCCAAGCTCCGCCAGCAGCGGCAGAACCGGCAGCAGCTGCACGAGCTGCCTGTGCTCGATGTCCACGGTCTCCTCCGTCAATCAATCCGTTGCAGCATGAATTATCGATGAATCATGCATTGGATGCTAGGTCAGCATAGATCTACGCTGAAGGCATGCCAACGCCCCACACCCACGCCTCCGAAACCCAGCCGAACCAGTCCCGGCCCGCGCCGGCAGCGGGGGCGCAACCGGTGGCAGGGGCAGAACCGGTGGCAGGGGCAGAACCGGTGGCAGGGACAGTCGTCAAGTGGAACGGGCATCCGAAGGGTTCACAGGCCTACGGCAGGATCCTCGCTGGCTTGGCGTTTGCCGGGGTGGCCACCTTCGCCCAGCTCTATTCCACCCAGGCAGTGCTCCCCGTCATGGCCGCCGAGCTTCGGGTAAGCGCCGCAGAAGCCGCGCTGACCATTTCACTGGCCACCGTGGGCCTCGCCGTCACCGTCATCCCCTGGTCGTTCCTTGCAGACCGGATCGGGAGGGTGAAAGCCATGACCTGGGGGATCTGCCTGGCCACGGCACTGGGACTGCTGGTGCCTCTGGCCACCTCCTTCCCCGTCCTGCTGGGCCTCCGGATGCTGGAGGGCATGGCCCTGGGCGGCATCCCTGCCATCGCCATCGCCTACCTCAACGAGGAAATCGACCGGGCACACGCCGCAGTGGCGGCCGGCAGCTACGTCGCGGGCACCACCCTGGGTGGCCTGGCCGGCAGGCTTGTGGCCGGGCCGGCGGGGGAACTGTGGGGGTGGCGCGCTGCCGCGCTCGCCGTCTCCGTCCTGGCCACCGTGGCCGCGGTGCTCTTCCTGGTCCTGATTCCCAAGGCCCGCGGCTTCAGCCCGGCCCGGGGCATAGGTCTCCGCGGCGCGGCCAGGACCCTGTCCGGGCACCTGGCCAACCCCCGGCTGCTGGCACTCTACGTGCAGGCTTTCCTGCTGATGGGCGGCTTCGTGGCCGTCTACAACTATCTCGGGTTCCGGCTCTCCGGCGAACCGTTCAGCCTTCCGGCCACGCTCATCAGCCTCATTTTCCTGGCCTATCTGTCAGGCACCGTGACCTCACGCTGGGCCGGAGCCCTGACGCAGCGCTTCGGCCAGCGCACGGTGCTGCTGGCCGGCATTGC
This window harbors:
- a CDS encoding MFS transporter; this translates as MPTPHTHASETQPNQSRPAPAAGAQPVAGAEPVAGAEPVAGTVVKWNGHPKGSQAYGRILAGLAFAGVATFAQLYSTQAVLPVMAAELRVSAAEAALTISLATVGLAVTVIPWSFLADRIGRVKAMTWGICLATALGLLVPLATSFPVLLGLRMLEGMALGGIPAIAIAYLNEEIDRAHAAVAAGSYVAGTTLGGLAGRLVAGPAGELWGWRAAALAVSVLATVAAVLFLVLIPKARGFSPARGIGLRGAARTLSGHLANPRLLALYVQAFLLMGGFVAVYNYLGFRLSGEPFSLPATLISLIFLAYLSGTVTSRWAGALTQRFGQRTVLLAGIAVMAAGLALTLTQMLVLILAGLIIFTGGFFAAHSIGAGWTGAIAQSGRAQAASLYNLAYYLGSSILGWAGGLVFQSLGWPALAAAVIVLGCATAVITAVAHPSSGRQRRQRQPDKASLQHP
- a CDS encoding LysR family transcriptional regulator, producing the protein MDIEHRQLVQLLPVLPLLAELGRTQHITETAELLGVPQSTVSRALARASAVVGTDLLVRDGRGVRLTPAAATLLPYVESALAEFRAGLDLVRHESEVVRGRIAVTFQHTFGEATLPLLISAFRGRYPQTEFDLSQGSRDSCLAELSSGAADLALTAPVAPAGRTIGSAALYREPLRLVVHHRHPLADRKSVAVAEIRKDPFVALGSGYGLRSLTDALFREAGFRPRIAFESQDSHTARGLVSAGLGVSILPPEGGSGPGRGVTAATGDLGWVEIALESDLAYREIGLAWRERRGAREGEPDALRLFRELVLDEGPALLAGLVRARAGG
- a CDS encoding nitronate monooxygenase, with product MPHAQIDTRIIAAPMAGGTSTPGFVSAVHRAGGLGFLAAGYKSANAVSAEIRACREAGVRFGVNVFVPDRAQLNPSPDAVARLEEYRSSLGRDAGRYGVAVPPLVLDDDDAWQAKIDLLLQHPVELVSFAFGLPDSAVVEALRKAGSAVLATVTSRAEAELAADRGADALVVQHSSAGAHSGAFLPGTKPGGMPPSTADLIREVRAAVDLPLIAAGALSDAAAVRSVIAAGAVAAQVGTALLRTDESGARQLHKDALGDDSFTETTPTRAFTGRYARALVNDFVRDHADAPEGYPAIHHLTAPIRAAAAAAGDRERLNLWAGKGWRSARTGPVAEALGALLDS